A genome region from Dickeya chrysanthemi NCPPB 402 includes the following:
- the relA gene encoding GTP diphosphokinase, whose product MVAVRSAHLNTEGKFVPDAWIASLGIASKTSCERLAETWRYCEEKTEGHPDAMLLLWRGIEMVEILSTLSMDNDSMRAAMLFPLADANVVEEDTLGETFGKNIVNLVHGVRDMDAIRQLKATQHDSMASEQVDNIRRMLLAMVEDFRCVVIKLAERIAHLREVKDAPEEERVLAAKECTNIYAPLANRLGIGQLKWELEDFCFRYLHPDEYKRIAKLLHERRIDREQYIDDFVKNLRASMQTEGLKAEIYGRPKHIYSIWRKMQKKSLSFDELFDVRAVRIVVERLQDCYAALGIVHTHYRHLPDEFDDYVANPKPNGYQSIHTVVLGPGGKTLEIQIRTRQMHEDAELGVAAHWKYKEGAATSGRSGYEGRIAWLRKLLAWQEEMADSDEMLDEVRSQVFDDRVYVFTPKGDVVDLPAGSTPLDFAYHIHSDIGHRCIGAKVGGRIVPFTYQLQMGDQIEVITQKQPNPSRDWLNPNLGYITTSRGRSKIHNWFRKQDRDKNILAGKQILDDELAHLGVSLKMAEKLLLPRYNINSMDELLAGIGGGDIRLNQLVNFLQSKVNQPSAEEQDREALRQLTQKSQQPAQRVSAKDNGRVVVEGVGNLMHHIARCCQPIPGDDIIGFITRGRGISIHRADCEQLDDLRSHAPERIVEAVWGESYSSGYSLVVRVTANDRSGLLRDITTILANEKVNVLGVSSRSDVKQQLATIDMDIEIYNLQVLGRVLAKLNQLPDVIDARRLQGN is encoded by the coding sequence ATGGTTGCGGTAAGAAGTGCGCATTTGAATACCGAAGGCAAGTTCGTGCCGGACGCGTGGATTGCCTCCCTGGGTATCGCCAGTAAAACATCGTGCGAGCGCCTCGCCGAGACCTGGCGCTACTGCGAAGAAAAAACAGAAGGCCACCCGGATGCGATGCTGCTGTTGTGGCGCGGCATCGAGATGGTGGAAATTCTCTCCACCCTGAGTATGGATAACGACAGCATGCGCGCGGCGATGCTGTTCCCGCTGGCCGACGCCAATGTGGTGGAAGAGGATACGCTGGGGGAAACCTTCGGCAAGAATATCGTCAATCTGGTGCATGGCGTGCGCGATATGGATGCGATTCGCCAGCTTAAAGCCACCCAGCACGATTCGATGGCTTCCGAGCAGGTGGACAATATCCGCCGTATGCTGCTGGCGATGGTGGAAGACTTTCGCTGCGTGGTGATCAAGCTCGCGGAGCGTATCGCCCACCTGCGTGAAGTGAAGGATGCGCCGGAAGAAGAACGTGTACTGGCGGCCAAAGAGTGTACCAATATCTATGCGCCGCTGGCGAACCGGCTGGGCATCGGCCAGCTCAAGTGGGAGCTGGAGGATTTCTGCTTCCGCTATCTGCATCCGGATGAGTACAAACGCATTGCCAAACTGCTGCACGAGCGGCGTATCGACCGTGAGCAGTACATCGACGACTTTGTCAAAAACCTGCGTGCCTCGATGCAAACGGAAGGGCTTAAGGCCGAGATCTACGGCCGCCCCAAACATATCTACAGCATCTGGCGCAAGATGCAGAAAAAATCGCTGTCGTTCGATGAGTTGTTCGACGTGCGGGCGGTGCGCATCGTGGTAGAGCGTTTGCAGGATTGTTATGCCGCGCTTGGTATTGTGCATACCCATTATCGCCACCTGCCGGATGAATTCGACGACTATGTCGCCAACCCCAAACCCAACGGCTATCAGTCGATCCACACCGTGGTACTGGGGCCGGGCGGCAAGACGCTGGAAATTCAGATTCGTACCCGGCAGATGCATGAAGATGCCGAGTTGGGCGTCGCCGCGCACTGGAAATACAAGGAAGGCGCCGCCACCAGCGGGCGTTCCGGTTATGAAGGGCGTATTGCCTGGCTGCGTAAGTTGCTGGCCTGGCAGGAAGAAATGGCCGACTCGGACGAAATGCTCGACGAGGTACGCAGCCAGGTATTCGACGACCGCGTTTACGTGTTTACCCCCAAAGGCGATGTGGTGGATTTGCCGGCCGGTTCCACACCGCTGGATTTTGCCTACCATATTCACAGCGACATCGGTCACCGTTGCATCGGCGCCAAAGTGGGCGGGCGTATCGTGCCCTTCACTTATCAGTTGCAAATGGGCGACCAGATTGAAGTCATCACCCAGAAGCAGCCGAACCCAAGCCGCGACTGGTTGAATCCTAATCTGGGGTATATCACCACCAGCCGTGGGCGCTCCAAAATCCATAACTGGTTCCGCAAGCAGGACAGGGACAAGAATATTCTGGCGGGTAAACAGATTCTGGATGATGAGCTGGCGCATCTCGGCGTGAGCCTGAAGATGGCGGAAAAACTGCTGTTGCCGCGTTACAACATCAATTCGATGGATGAATTGCTGGCAGGCATCGGCGGTGGTGATATCCGCCTCAATCAGTTGGTGAACTTCCTGCAATCGAAGGTGAATCAGCCGAGTGCGGAAGAGCAGGATCGCGAAGCACTGCGCCAGCTGACGCAGAAATCTCAGCAGCCGGCTCAGCGCGTCAGCGCTAAAGACAACGGCCGGGTAGTGGTGGAAGGGGTCGGCAACCTGATGCATCACATCGCGCGCTGCTGCCAGCCGATTCCGGGTGACGATATTATCGGCTTCATCACCCGCGGACGCGGTATTTCCATCCACCGTGCCGACTGCGAACAGCTCGACGACCTGCGCAGTCACGCGCCGGAGCGCATTGTCGAAGCGGTATGGGGCGAAAGCTACTCCAGCGGCTATTCGCTGGTAGTCAGGGTGACCGCCAACGATCGCAGCGGCCTGCTGCGTGATATCACCACCATTCTGGCTAACGAAAAGGTCAATGTGTTGGGGGTTTCAAGCCGCAGCGACGTAAAACAGCAGCTCGCCACCATCGACATGGACATCGAGATCTACAACCTGCAGGTGCTGGGCCGGGTGTTGGCCAAGCTGAATCAACTGCCGGATGTGATTGACGCCCGGCGGTTGCAGGGCAATTAA
- the mazG gene encoding nucleoside triphosphate pyrophosphohydrolase: MNSSAIERLLRIMQQLRDPENGCPWDREQTFDTIVPYTLEETYEVLDAISRKDFDDLRSELGDLLFQVVFYARMAQEQGLFDFSDVCDAISDKLERRHPHIFGDATLSSSEAVLANWEQTKAQERAEKDRHSQLDDIPQSLPALMQAHKIQQRCAAVGFDWTTLGPVVDKLYEEIDEVMVEAQQAVIDPEKLGEEIGDMLFAAVNLSRHLGHKAEIALQQANRKFTRRFQQVEQRITGQGKTLAEATLEEMETAWQQVKASEKKN, from the coding sequence ATGAATTCATCTGCCATCGAACGCTTACTGCGCATCATGCAGCAACTGCGCGACCCGGAAAACGGCTGCCCCTGGGATCGCGAACAAACCTTTGACACCATCGTCCCGTATACGCTGGAAGAAACCTACGAAGTGCTTGATGCCATCAGCCGTAAGGATTTTGACGACCTGCGCAGTGAACTGGGCGACCTGCTGTTTCAGGTGGTGTTTTACGCACGCATGGCGCAAGAGCAAGGGCTGTTTGATTTCTCGGATGTGTGCGACGCCATCAGCGACAAGCTGGAGCGCCGCCATCCACATATTTTTGGTGACGCGACCCTGTCGAGCAGCGAGGCGGTGTTGGCGAACTGGGAACAGACCAAGGCGCAGGAACGGGCGGAAAAAGATCGTCATTCACAACTGGACGATATCCCGCAGTCGCTGCCTGCGCTGATGCAGGCGCACAAAATTCAGCAGCGTTGCGCCGCCGTCGGTTTCGACTGGACCACGCTTGGGCCGGTGGTAGACAAACTGTACGAAGAGATCGACGAGGTGATGGTCGAAGCGCAGCAGGCGGTGATTGACCCGGAAAAGCTGGGCGAGGAGATCGGCGACATGCTGTTTGCCGCCGTCAATTTATCTCGTCATCTTGGGCATAAAGCGGAAATCGCGCTGCAACAGGCCAATCGCAAATTCACGCGGCGTTTCCAGCAGGTGGAACAACGGATCACCGGGCAAGGGAAAACCCTCGCCGAGGCGACGCTTGAAGAGATGGAAACCGCCTGGCAACAGGTAAAAGCATCAGAAAAAAAGAACTGA
- the pyrG gene encoding glutamine hydrolyzing CTP synthase, whose protein sequence is MTTNYIFVTGGVVSSLGKGIAAASLAAILEARGLNVTIMKLDPYINVDPGTMSPTQHGEVFVTEDGAETDLDLGHYERFIRTKMTRRNNFTTGRIYSDVLRKERRGDYLGATIQVIPHITNAIKERIIEGGEGHDVVLVEIGGTVGDIESLPFLEAIRQMAVEVGREHTLFMHLTLVPYMAAAGEVKTKPTQHSVKELLSIGIQPDVLICRSDRTVPANERAKIALFCNVPEKAVISLKDIDSIYKIPALLKSQGLDDYICKRFSLNCPEANLSEWEQVIYEEANPGGEVTIGMVGKYVELPDAYKSVVEALKHGGLKNRLTVNIKFIDSQDVETRGVDVLKGLDAILVPGGFGYRGVEGKIMAARYARENNIPYLGICLGMQVALMEFARNVAGMEGANSTEFVPDCKYPVVALITEWRDADGNLEVRSEDGDLGGTMRVGGQQCHLTEGSLVRQMYGEPTIIERHRHRYEVNNMLLKQIEAAGLRVAGVSADRRLVEIIELPDHPWYVACQFHPEFTSTPRDGHPLFAGFVKAAGAYQKRLVK, encoded by the coding sequence ATGACAACTAATTATATTTTTGTGACCGGCGGGGTCGTATCCTCTCTGGGTAAAGGCATTGCCGCAGCCTCCCTCGCGGCTATTCTTGAAGCCCGTGGCCTCAACGTGACCATCATGAAACTGGACCCGTATATCAATGTGGATCCGGGCACGATGAGCCCGACGCAGCACGGCGAAGTGTTCGTTACCGAAGATGGCGCCGAAACCGATCTCGACTTGGGTCACTATGAGCGTTTTATTCGCACAAAGATGACGCGCCGCAATAACTTCACCACCGGACGCATTTATTCTGACGTTCTGCGTAAGGAGCGTCGGGGCGACTATCTGGGTGCGACCATTCAGGTTATCCCGCACATCACCAACGCCATTAAAGAACGCATTATCGAAGGCGGCGAAGGCCATGATGTGGTGCTGGTGGAAATCGGCGGTACGGTCGGCGATATCGAGTCACTGCCGTTCCTTGAAGCGATTCGGCAGATGGCGGTGGAAGTGGGCCGTGAGCATACCCTGTTTATGCACCTGACGCTGGTGCCTTATATGGCAGCGGCCGGTGAGGTAAAAACCAAGCCGACTCAGCACTCCGTGAAAGAATTGCTGTCCATCGGCATCCAGCCCGATGTGTTGATTTGCCGTTCCGACCGCACGGTGCCCGCTAACGAACGTGCAAAAATTGCGCTATTCTGCAATGTGCCGGAAAAAGCGGTTATCTCGCTGAAGGACATTGATTCCATTTATAAAATTCCAGCGCTATTGAAATCTCAGGGTCTGGACGATTATATTTGTAAACGATTCAGCTTGAACTGTCCGGAGGCAAACCTGTCAGAATGGGAACAGGTGATTTACGAAGAAGCCAATCCGGGCGGCGAAGTGACCATCGGCATGGTCGGCAAGTATGTAGAACTGCCGGATGCGTACAAGTCCGTTGTTGAAGCGCTGAAGCATGGCGGTTTGAAAAACCGCCTGACGGTGAATATCAAGTTCATTGATTCGCAGGATGTTGAAACCCGCGGCGTCGATGTGCTCAAAGGCCTGGATGCGATTCTGGTGCCGGGCGGGTTCGGTTACCGCGGGGTGGAAGGGAAAATCATGGCGGCGCGCTATGCCCGTGAGAATAACATCCCGTACCTTGGCATCTGTCTGGGAATGCAGGTGGCGCTGATGGAGTTCGCCCGCAATGTCGCCGGTATGGAAGGCGCTAACTCCACCGAGTTTGTGCCAGACTGTAAGTACCCGGTGGTGGCGCTGATTACCGAATGGCGTGACGCCGACGGTAACCTTGAAGTGCGCAGCGAAGACGGCGACCTTGGCGGTACGATGCGTGTAGGCGGGCAGCAGTGCCATCTGACCGAAGGCAGCCTGGTGCGCCAGATGTACGGTGAACCGACGATTATTGAGCGTCATCGTCATCGTTACGAAGTCAACAATATGCTGTTGAAACAGATTGAAGCGGCGGGATTACGTGTTGCTGGTGTTTCCGCCGACCGTAGGCTGGTGGAGATTATCGAGCTTCCTGATCATCCGTGGTATGTGGCTTGTCAGTTCCATCCGGAATTTACTTCCACACCGCGCGACGGGCACCCGCTGTTCGCCGGCTTTGTGAAAGCCGCCGGGGCGTACCAGAAACGCCTGGTGAAGTAA
- the eno gene encoding phosphopyruvate hydratase translates to MSKIVKVIGREIIDSRGNPTVEAEVHLEGGFVGLAAAPSGASTGSREALELRDGDKSRFLGKGVTKAVAAVNGPIAQAVLGKDAKDQAAIDKIMIDLDGTENKSNFGANAILAVSLASAKAAAASKGLPLYAHIAELNGTPGKYSMPLPMMNIINGGEHADNNVDIQEFMIQPVGAKTVKEAIRMGSEVFHNLAKVLKSKGMNTAVGDEGGYAPNLGSNAEALAVIAEAVKAAGYVLGKDITLAMDCAASEFYKDGKYVLAGEGNKAFTSEEFTHFLEDLTKQYPIVSIEDGLDESDWDGFAYQTKVLGDKIQLVGDDLFVTNTKILKEGIEKGIANSILIKFNQIGSLTETLAAIKMAKDAGYTAVISHRSGETEDATIADLAVGTAAGQIKTGSMSRSDRVAKYNQLIRIEEALGDAAPFNGLKEVKGQA, encoded by the coding sequence ATGTCCAAAATCGTTAAAGTCATTGGCCGTGAAATCATCGACTCCCGCGGAAACCCGACCGTTGAAGCGGAAGTGCATCTGGAAGGTGGTTTCGTTGGTCTGGCTGCCGCACCGTCAGGCGCTTCTACTGGTTCCCGCGAAGCGCTGGAACTGCGTGACGGCGACAAATCCCGTTTCCTGGGCAAAGGCGTCACTAAAGCCGTTGCCGCGGTAAACGGCCCGATCGCACAGGCTGTTCTGGGCAAAGACGCCAAGGATCAGGCTGCTATCGACAAGATCATGATCGATCTGGACGGTACTGAGAATAAATCCAACTTCGGCGCCAACGCCATTCTGGCTGTTTCTCTGGCCAGCGCCAAAGCCGCTGCGGCGTCTAAAGGCCTGCCGCTGTACGCGCACATCGCCGAACTGAACGGCACCCCGGGCAAATACTCCATGCCGCTGCCGATGATGAACATCATCAACGGTGGTGAGCACGCCGACAACAACGTCGACATCCAGGAATTCATGATTCAGCCAGTTGGTGCGAAAACTGTTAAAGAAGCCATCCGTATGGGTTCTGAAGTATTCCACAACCTGGCGAAAGTGCTGAAGTCCAAAGGCATGAACACCGCTGTGGGCGACGAAGGCGGCTATGCACCGAACCTGGGTTCTAACGCCGAAGCGCTGGCTGTTATCGCTGAAGCCGTGAAAGCCGCTGGTTATGTGCTGGGCAAAGACATCACTCTGGCGATGGACTGCGCTGCATCTGAATTCTACAAAGACGGTAAATACGTTCTGGCCGGCGAAGGCAACAAAGCGTTCACCTCTGAAGAATTCACTCACTTCCTGGAAGACCTGACCAAACAGTACCCGATCGTTTCCATCGAAGACGGTCTGGACGAATCTGATTGGGATGGTTTTGCTTACCAGACCAAAGTGCTGGGCGACAAAATCCAGCTGGTGGGCGACGATCTGTTCGTTACCAACACCAAGATCCTGAAAGAAGGTATCGAAAAAGGCATCGCCAACTCCATCCTGATCAAGTTCAACCAGATCGGTTCTCTGACCGAAACGCTGGCGGCTATCAAGATGGCGAAAGACGCGGGCTACACTGCCGTTATTTCTCACCGTTCCGGCGAAACCGAAGACGCCACCATCGCCGACCTGGCGGTAGGTACGGCGGCTGGCCAGATCAAGACCGGTTCCATGAGCCGTTCTGACCGTGTTGCCAAGTACAACCAGCTGATTCGTATCGAAGAAGCGCTGGGCGACGCTGCACCGTTCAACGGTCTGAAAGAAGTGAAAGGCCAAGCGTAA
- a CDS encoding MFS transporter, with protein sequence MKTRKIGLTNYLAYGSGDFLGAGTTALTAGWLLYFYTTFCGLTPIEATFIFAMARVLDAVVSPLMGFLTDNFGSTWLGKRFGRRKFFILLGIPCVFSYSLMWVGHMDYWYYLITYLLFDVIYTMILVPYETLVPEMTDDFKQKTKFSGARIALAQLSAILAAFLPGILLAHFGKDNAVSFFYSSLVFSVICACVLTMVYLFTWERPRDQMSEASLRAEKERQSLTLGQSLKRLNIELLSTLRIRIFRQHLGMYLGGYIAQDVFNAVFTYYVVFVLMQSPTVASNLMGTMAILQFISVIAMIPLCIKFGPAPSYRMVVCLFGISALSYGVLYYSGMHSVFSLLLLVSGLAGLGRGGINYVPWNTYTYIADVDEVITAQRREGIFAGIMTLTRKASQAGAVMLVGIVLQLSGFVSGQSVQAPGVSHTILMVLSVGTVCVLALGFLVSLRFKLNLQTHEVLRQETAKMRDAGRTVPEKITPQARATVEMLAGMPYESLWGNNNIGYLNRHKAPARSMSSETPHHGVH encoded by the coding sequence ATGAAAACACGTAAGATTGGGCTGACGAATTATCTGGCCTACGGTTCCGGTGATTTTCTCGGGGCCGGCACCACGGCGCTCACCGCCGGCTGGTTGCTTTACTTTTACACCACGTTTTGCGGTCTGACGCCTATCGAGGCGACCTTTATTTTTGCCATGGCCAGGGTTCTGGATGCAGTGGTCAGCCCATTGATGGGATTCCTGACCGATAATTTCGGCTCTACCTGGCTGGGTAAGCGATTCGGACGCCGCAAGTTCTTTATTCTGCTCGGTATTCCCTGTGTGTTCAGCTACAGCCTGATGTGGGTCGGCCACATGGATTACTGGTACTACCTGATTACCTACCTGCTGTTTGACGTCATCTACACCATGATACTGGTGCCTTATGAAACACTGGTGCCGGAAATGACCGATGACTTCAAACAGAAAACCAAATTCTCCGGTGCGCGTATCGCACTGGCGCAGTTGTCGGCGATTCTGGCGGCATTTTTGCCGGGGATTCTGCTGGCTCATTTCGGCAAAGATAACGCCGTGTCGTTTTTCTACTCCAGCCTGGTGTTCTCGGTGATTTGCGCCTGTGTGTTGACGATGGTGTATTTATTCACCTGGGAACGGCCGCGCGACCAGATGTCCGAAGCCTCATTGCGTGCGGAAAAAGAGCGCCAGTCGCTGACGCTGGGGCAAAGTCTGAAACGCCTCAACATCGAACTGCTGTCGACACTGCGCATTCGCATCTTCCGCCAGCATTTGGGGATGTATCTTGGGGGATATATCGCGCAGGACGTATTTAACGCGGTGTTCACGTACTATGTGGTGTTCGTGCTGATGCAAAGCCCGACGGTGGCATCCAACCTGATGGGGACGATGGCGATCCTGCAGTTCATCTCGGTGATTGCGATGATCCCGTTGTGTATCAAGTTTGGTCCGGCACCGTCTTACCGTATGGTGGTGTGCCTGTTTGGTATCAGTGCGCTTTCCTATGGTGTCCTATACTACAGCGGGATGCACTCCGTGTTCTCGTTACTGCTGCTGGTGTCTGGTTTGGCGGGTCTGGGTCGCGGCGGCATCAACTATGTTCCCTGGAATACCTATACCTACATTGCCGATGTGGATGAAGTCATTACTGCACAACGCCGTGAAGGGATTTTCGCCGGCATCATGACGCTGACCCGTAAAGCCTCACAGGCCGGCGCGGTAATGCTGGTGGGCATTGTTCTGCAACTGTCCGGTTTTGTCTCTGGCCAGAGTGTGCAGGCGCCGGGCGTCAGCCACACTATTCTGATGGTGCTGAGTGTTGGGACGGTCTGCGTGTTGGCGCTGGGCTTCCTGGTCTCTTTGCGCTTTAAACTGAATCTGCAAACTCATGAAGTGCTGCGCCAGGAAACGGCGAAGATGCGTGATGCTGGCCGTACCGTACCGGAAAAAATCACACCGCAAGCCCGTGCGACAGTGGAAATGCTGGCCGGTATGCCTTACGAATCGCTGTGGGGCAACAATAACATTGGTTATCTCAACCGTCACAAGGCGCCTGCCCGGTCGATGAGCAGTGAAACACCTCACCACGGTGTGCACTGA
- a CDS encoding glycoside hydrolase family 105 protein — protein MTIFPVKHSALLRQPEYFISRDELKALICRVTDNLVNIEDKTGEFLLRLDDGRVIDTKGWAGWEWTHGIGLYGIYQYYRQTGDDKMRAIIDDWFTARLEEGTPTKNVNTVCPFLTLAYRYEETGDSRWVPYLERWAEWVMYDMPRTHKNGLQHIVYNSENTDQLWDDTLMMSVLPLAKIGKLLNRPEFVEEATYQFLLHVQYLMDRQSGLWFHGWTFDGNHSFAQARWARGNSWLTIVIPEFIELLDLPEHNATRRFLIQVLESQVEALAKYQDDSGLWHTLLDDPNSYLESSATAGFAYGILKAVRKRYIDRSYAEVAEKAMRGVVANISENGELRNVSFGTAMGKDLDYYRQIPLTSMPYGQAMAILCLSEYLRVYL, from the coding sequence ATGACCATTTTTCCTGTAAAGCATAGTGCGCTGCTGCGCCAGCCCGAATACTTCATCTCCCGGGATGAGTTAAAAGCGTTGATTTGCCGGGTGACCGACAATCTTGTCAATATCGAGGATAAAACCGGTGAGTTCCTGCTGCGGTTGGATGATGGCCGGGTGATCGATACCAAAGGCTGGGCTGGCTGGGAATGGACGCATGGCATTGGGTTGTACGGCATCTATCAGTACTATCGCCAAACCGGCGACGATAAGATGCGTGCCATCATTGATGACTGGTTTACTGCCCGGCTGGAAGAGGGCACGCCGACCAAAAACGTCAACACGGTATGCCCGTTTTTGACGCTGGCCTATCGCTATGAAGAAACCGGCGACAGCCGTTGGGTGCCGTATCTTGAACGCTGGGCAGAGTGGGTGATGTACGACATGCCGCGTACCCACAAGAACGGGTTGCAGCATATCGTCTACAACAGCGAAAACACCGATCAATTGTGGGACGACACGTTGATGATGAGCGTGTTGCCGCTGGCGAAAATCGGTAAGTTGCTCAACCGCCCCGAGTTTGTGGAAGAAGCCACTTATCAGTTCCTGCTGCACGTGCAGTACCTGATGGATCGTCAGAGCGGCCTGTGGTTCCACGGCTGGACTTTCGACGGCAACCACAGTTTTGCCCAGGCGCGTTGGGCGCGCGGCAACAGTTGGCTGACGATTGTTATCCCTGAATTTATTGAATTGCTGGATTTGCCTGAACATAACGCGACGCGTCGTTTTCTGATTCAGGTGCTGGAAAGCCAGGTTGAGGCGCTGGCGAAGTATCAGGATGATAGCGGTCTGTGGCATACACTGTTGGATGATCCTAATTCTTATCTGGAAAGTTCTGCGACGGCCGGGTTTGCCTACGGCATCCTCAAGGCGGTACGTAAGCGTTACATCGATCGCAGCTACGCTGAGGTGGCGGAAAAAGCGATGCGCGGCGTAGTGGCGAATATCAGTGAGAATGGGGAGTTGCGCAATGTGTCCTTCGGCACAGCGATGGGCAAGGATCTGGATTACTACCGCCAGATTCCGTTGACTTCAATGCCGTATGGTCAGGCGATGGCGATTCTGTGTCTGTCTGAGTACTTACGCGTG